The DNA region CAACCGGCACCGTTAAGTGGTTCAACGAGGAGAAGCGCTTCGGCTTCATCACCCCCGACGAGGGCGGCCAGGATCTGTTCGTCCATCAAACGGGGCTCGCCGACGGCGCCCGTTCCCTCGCAGACGGAGCGAAGGTGGAGTT from Solirubrobacterales bacterium includes:
- a CDS encoding cold shock domain-containing protein; its protein translation is MPTGTVKWFNEEKRFGFITPDEGGQDLFVHQTGLADGARSLADGAKVEFEAEAGPKGPKAVNVKTV